A window from Salvia miltiorrhiza cultivar Shanhuang (shh) chromosome 2, IMPLAD_Smil_shh, whole genome shotgun sequence encodes these proteins:
- the LOC131008020 gene encoding uncharacterized protein LOC131008020: MNIISWNVRGLNEETRRALYEHCKRFHPILMGIYEPKNDFSKIPAAYWNSIGLFPTFQNVRQGRSSNIWVCAAPSVDISLVFSSSQTIIVDCDWNNISFRVAFIHGDNAYIERRYLWIDLLNHIVEKTILLGDFNAVKGAHERKSICLPNSTSCREFGDFIAASGLFEANTTGLFFTWCGRRNLPSHVESVLDRGLFSADFANIWDSINVHVLPRFSSDHSPLILQCMERAVAKRKHFKFLNMWLTHQDFRDFVNASWHDNTSVTCPLLKVMVKLKRLRSSLKSWNKEVFGHVDVDIAQMQLDLERIQTRIATDGYSDAIFDEEVEAQARLKTRVFFHNSIKARRKQLHIPQLRIDGTDSYDQDEIAAHIVNYFSNLFADPTGNAVTTDEVRGLVNTTVSQVQNNLLTGIPLDEEIKAAVFDLGGDSAAGPDGFTGVFFQHCWEIIKEDICLAVRTFFNKNYLPQGLNSNTLILIPKKEVVETVADLRPIILSNFFFKILSKILATRLSDVAAECVSPNQFGFIRGRLIHDCIMLGSEGINCMNRSCKGKNMACKVDIKKAFDTMNWRFIRCAMEAMGFDQRFLDWISTIFVSARLSILYNGQLFGYFACSRGVRQGDPLSPIIFGIAEDVLSCMLIKAVEDNCLMPMKMSRASYFPSHLLYADDILLFCKATTKNARMIRNVLQRYGEISGQICSQEKSHIFFAKGVTLSYQRQIGRILRFRVGQLPLIYLGAPLFVGRPKAIHLAAIKDRIINKFSRWKGSQLSIAGRICLVRSVIQSSIVHTMMIYKWPSSLIKELDSCCRNFIWMGNINKKPTCAVSWERVCAIKEEGGLGIRSFKMMNESFLMKLAWKVIVGSSFGFDSMKRRYLNDVDRPRSEFLTSSIWVGVRRLIPDLLEDSYCLIGTGSSVFFWHDDWLGYNIADRINLPPFMRNRLNQTVANYFYDGIWHFSQDFIDEFPHIVCDILLLPIGDEEDVRLWKPSVHGEVTSALAFAANCHRFPGVSWGRWLWESYIPVRRSITCWRVILNRLPTRDKLIRQGLISPNYCSLCFQEAEDICHIFWSCDKVQPIWAEFLGWFNQLEGRHCVDIHSFLIFSWSIKWSSQINVFWKLGVVSVIWAIWNARNKSHFDGVYFQSRAILSFIKSVFLEVENSFAKIGCTNNTWADYLITRNLGVKVKQRPPPEYTSVYWSPPAFAWIKANTDGSAVGAPGRICAGGVFRDWRGFVRGCFHVEGGTGYAFEAELLGIITAIEFAHHCGWLKIWFEADSAYVVNALLTKSGKVPWRFQALWRRALSFLDHMDFRITHIFREGNVPADIMASPHTPEGRWTHSVEDDAGVEIDVFLLGDVEFHEFWREKQSSREGIASFCNSSLIGNGVSKPSLKYKKMEKAEMLWQV; this comes from the exons atgaatattatcTCTTGGAATGTTAGGGGGCTCAATGAGGAAACTCGTCGAGCACTTTATGAGCATTGTAAAAGATTTCATCCTATTCTTATGGGCATTTATGAACCTAAGAATGACTTTTCCAAAATTCCTGCTGCTTATTGGAATTCTATTGGTCTCTTCCCGACTTTTCAAAATGTACGCCAAGGACGGAGTTCGAATATCTGGGTTTGTGCTGCTCCGAGCGTTGATATTTCTCTGGTTTTTTCTTCCAGTCAAACGATTATTGTGGATTGCGACTGGAATAACATTTCTTTTCGGGTGGCGTTTATTCATGGTGATAACGCGTATATTGAACGTCGTTATTTGTGGATTGATCTTTTGAATCATATTGTGGAGAAAACGATTCTTCTCGGAGACTTTAATGCGGTTAAAGGGGCTCACGAACGAAAGAGCATTTGCTTGCCGAACAGTACTTCGTGCAGAGAGTTTGGGGACTTTATTGCGGCTTCGGGGCTTTTTGAAGCAAACACTACGGGTCTTTTCTTCACGTGGTGTGGCAGACGCAACCTGCCTTCTCATGTCGAATCGGTTCTGGACCGTGGTCTGTTTTCTGCGGATTTTGCTAACATATGGGATTCGATTAATGTTCATGTTCTGCCCAGGTTCTCTTCAGACCATTCACCTCTTATTCTCCAATGTATGGAGAGAGCTGTTGCGAAAAGAAAGCACTTTAAATTCCTGAATATGTGGCTTACTCATCAGGATTTTCGGGATTTTGTGAATGCTTCCTGGCATGATAATACTAGCGTTACCTGTCCTCTTCTGAAGGTGATGGTGAAATTGAAAAGACTGCGCTCGAGTCTTAAAAGCTGGAACAAAGAGGTCTTTGGGCATGTGGATGTGGATATCGCTCAAATGCAATTGGATTTGGAGAGGATTCAGACAAGAATCGCGACTGATGGCTACTCTGACGCCATATTTGACGAAGAAGTGGAGGCTCAAGCACGCTTGA AAACACGAGTTTTCTTCCATAACTCGATCAAGGCTAGAAGGAAGCAGCTTCATATTCCGCAGCTGAGAATTGATGGGACGGACTCTTATGATCAAGATGAGATTGCAGCACACATCGTTAATTATTTCTCCAATTTATTTGCTGACCCAACTGGTAATGCGGTCACAACTGATGAGGTGAGAGGTCTGGTGAACACCACAGTTTCTCAAGTGCAAAATAACCTTCTTACTGGCATTCCTTTGGACGAGGAAATTAAAGCAGCGGTTTTCGATCTGGGAGGGGACAGTGCAGCCGGCCCTGATGGCTTCACTGGGGTCTTCTTTCAACATTGCTGGGAGATTATCAAAGAGGACATTTGTTTGGCGGTTAGAACGTTCTTCAACAAAAACTATCTTCCTCAGGGTCTTAATTCCAACACGCTGATTCTTATACCGAAAAAAGAAGTGGTTGAAACGGTGGCGGACTTGAGGCCTATTATTCTATCCAACTTCTTCTTTAAAATCCTCTCCAAGATTCTGGCGACTAGACTCAGTGATGTGGCGGCCGAGTGCGTTTCGCCGAATCAATTTGGCTTTATTCGTGGTCGCTTGATTCATGACTGTATTATGCTCGGTTCGGAAGGAATTAACTGCATGAATCGATCGTGTAAAGGTAAAAATATGGCTTGTAAAGTGGATATTAAAAAGGCCTTTGACACGATGAACTGGCGCTTCATTCGATGTGCCATGGAGGCGATGGGCTTTGATCAACGTTTTCTGGATTGGATTTCTACCATTTTTGTGTCTGCACGTCTCTCTATTCTGTACAACGGGCAATTGTTTGGATACTTCGCCTGCTCTCGTGGGGTTAGACAGGGAGATCCGCTTTCCCCTATTATCTTTGGCATTGCTGAAGACGTTCTCAGCTGTATGCTCATCAAGGCAGTCGAAGATAATTGTCTTATGCCGATGAAAATGAGCCGCGCCAGCTACTTTCCTTCGCATTTATTATACGCTGATGACATTCTTTTGTTTTGCAAGGCTACTACTAAGAATGCTCGTATGATTCGTAACGTCCTGCAGAGATATGGTGAGATTTCAGGACAAATTTGCAGCCAGGAAAAGTCGCATATCTTTTTTGCCAAAGGGGTCACGTTAAGTTATCAAAGACAGATTGGCAGGATTCTTCGCTTTCGTGTGGGGCAACTGCCGTTGATTTATTTGGGGGCCCCTTTGTTTGTTGGAAGACCTAAAGCTATTCATCTTGCTGCTATAAAAGATAGAATTATTAACAAGTTCTCTCGTTGGAAAGGTTCCCAGCTTTCTATTGCTGGGCGTATTTGCCTTGTCCGCTCTGTCATTCAGAGCTCTATCGTTCATACGATGATGATCTATAAATGGCCTAGCTCTCTTATCAAGGAGTTGGACAGCTGCTGCAGAAACTTCATTTGGATGGGCAACATTAACAAAAAGCCGACTTGCGCTGTTAGTTGGGAGCGCGTTTGTGCGATTAAGGAGGAAGGTGGTCTTGGGATCCGCTCGTTCAAAATGATGAATGAATCCTTTCTTATGAAACTCGCTTGGAAGGTGATTGTGGGAAGCTCCTTTGGGTTTGATTCGATGAAACGCAGATACTTGAATGATGTGGATAGGCCACGTTCGGAGTTTCTTACTTCTTCGATCTGGGTAGGTGTTAGACGTTTAATACCTGACCTCCTTGAAGACTCTTACTGTTTGATTGGAACAGGCTCGTCGGTGTTTTTCTGGCATGATGACTGGCTCGGATACAACATAGCTGATAGAATTAATTTACCGCCGTTTATGCGGAACAGATTAAATCAAACGGTGGCAAATTATTTCTATGATGGAATCTGGCACTTCTCGCAAGATTTTATTGATGAATTCCCTCACattgtttgtgatattttgcttctTCCTATCGGCGATGAGGAAGATGTCAGGCTTTGGAAACCGTCAGTGCATGGGGAAGTCACATCTGCCCTGGCTTTTGCTGCTAATTGTCATCGTTTCCCTGGTGTTTCTTGGGGTCGTTGGTTATGGGAAAGCTATATCCCTGTTCGTCGGTCCATCACGTGTTGGAGAGTTATTTTAAATCGGTTGCCTACGCGGGACAAACTTATTCGCCAAGGTCTGATTTCGCCCAATTATTGCTCTCTTTGCTTTCAAGAGGCTGAAGATATTTGTCATATTTTCTGGTCTTGCGATAAAGTGCAACCGATCTGGGCTGAATTTCTGGGTTGGTTCAATCAGCTGGAGGGGAGACACTGTGTTGATATTCATAGCTTTCTCATTTTTTCTTGGTCCATTAAGTGGAGTTCACAAATTAATGTTTTCTGGAAACTTGGAGTTGTTTCGGTGATATGGGCGATTTGGAATGCGCGTAATAAAAGCCATTTTGATGGAGTATATTTCCAGAGCCGTGCTATTCTTAGCTTTATCAAATCGGTTTTCCTGGAGGTGGAAAATTCTTTTGCCAAAATTGGCTGTACTAACAACACCTGGGCGGACTACCTCATCACTCGTAATTTAGGTGTTAAAGTGAAGCAACGGCCGCCGCCGGAGTACACCTCGGTTTATTGGTCACCGCCGGCGTTTGCTTGGATAAAAGCAAACACTGATGGTTCCGCGGTTGGGGCACCTGGTCGTATTTGTGCAGGGGGAGTTTTCAGAGATTGGCGAGGTTTTGTAAGGGGCTGCTTCCATGTGGAAGGAGGTACGGGGTATGCGTTTGAGGCGGAGCTTTTAGGCATTATTACAGCTATTGAGTTTGCTCATCATTGTGGCTGGTTGAAGATCTGGTTTGAAGCGGATTCGGCCTACGTTGTCAATGCTCTGTTGACTAAATCTGGCAAGGTTCCTTGGAGGTTCCAGGCTTTGTGGAGACGAGCTCTTTCTTTCCTTGATCATATGGATTTTAGAATTACTCATATTTTTAGAGAGGGGAATGTTCCTGCTGACATTATGGCTAGTCCACACACCCCCGAGGGACGTTGGACTCACA GTGTTGAAGATGATGCCGGAGTCGAGATCGATGTATTTCTGCTCGGAGACGTGGAATTCCATGAATTCTGGCGAGAGAAGCAATCTTCAAGAGAGGGAATCGCTAGCTTCTGCAACTCTTCATTGATCGGAAATGGAGTTTCTAAGCCCTCGCTGAAATACAAGAAGATGGAGAAAGCTGAGATGTTGTGGCAAGTGTAG